Proteins from one Juglans microcarpa x Juglans regia isolate MS1-56 chromosome 1S, Jm3101_v1.0, whole genome shotgun sequence genomic window:
- the LOC121246873 gene encoding patatin-like protein 3, translated as MANVLGKGKMVTVLSIDGGGIRGIIPGILLAFLESKLQELDGTNARIADYFDIIAGTSTGGLLTTMLTAPNKDNRPLYAAKDITNFYLEHSPKIFPQSRHKSFVSSVTSLFGSVMGPKYDGKYLRSLTAEILGNLTLKQTLTNVIIPAFDIKLLQPVIFSTNDAKLDDLKNAKLSDACISTSAAPTFFPAHYFETKDTEGKTRSFNLIDGGVSANNPTMMAISQIRKEMMMQKTEINGIKPLEECKSVLVLSLGTGAAKYEEKYNAAKASKWGLISWMYDNGATPLLDIYFDASSDMVDFHVSTLFQAHESKNNYLRIQDDNLTGDASSLDLATSENMQRLVEIGKELLRKPVSRVNLDTGRFEEIKDEDTNEEALAYFAKLLVEEKKLRQNQ; from the exons ATGGCGAATGTTCTCGGAAAGGGGAAGATGGTGACTGTGCTGAGCATTGATGGTGGTGGCATCAGAGGGATAATTCCAGGAATTCTCCTCGCCTTTCTTGAGTCTAAGCTTCAG gAATTGGATGGGACCAATGCAAGAATTGCAGACTATTTCGATATAATCGCAGGAACAAGCACAGGTGGATTGTTGACCACCATGCTTACAGCTCCCAACAAGGACAATCGTCCCTTGTATGCTGCTAAGGACATCACCAACTTCTATTTAGAACACAGTCCCAAGATTTTTCCTCAGAGCAG ACACAAAAGCTTTGTGAGTTCAGTGACGAGCTTGTTCGGTTCGGTGATGGGACCGAAGTACGACGGTAAGTATCTGAGGTCATTGACGGCCGAGATACTTGGCAACCTTACTCTGAAACAGACCCTAACCAACGTCATCATACCGGCCTTCGATATCAAGTTACTTCAGCCAGTCATCTTTTCAACCAACGAT GCAAAACTGGATGATTTGAAGAACGCTAAGCTTTCAGATGCATGCATCAGCACTTCTGCAGCACCCACTTTTTTCCCAGCACACTACTTTGAGACAAAGGATACCGAGGGAAAGACTCGAAGTTTCAATCTCATTGATGGTGGGGTTTCTGCAAATAATCCT ACGATGATGGCCATAAGTCAGATTCGGAAAGAAATGATGATGCAAAAAACTGAGATAAATGGCATAAAACCATTGGAGGAGTGCAAGAGCGTGCTAGTTCTATCGTTGGGCACGGGTGCAGCCAAGTACGAAGAGAAGTATAATGCAGCCAAAGCCTCCAAATGGGGTTTGATTAGTTGGATGTATGACAATGGCGCCACTCCAttacttgatatatattttgatgcaaGTTCTGATATGGTTGACTTCCATGTGTCCACCCTCTTCCAAGCACACGAGAGTAAGAATAACTATCTTCGTATTCAG GATGACAACTTGACTGGAGATGCATCGTCCCTTGATCTTGCAACCTCAGAGAATATGCAGAGGCTGGTGGAGATTGGGAAGGAGCTATTGAGGAAGCCAGTGTCAAGAGTGAATTTGGATACTGGAAGGTTTGAGGAAATCAAGGACGAGGATACCAATGAAGAAGCACTTGCCTACTTCGCCAAGCTGCTTGTGGAGGAGAAGAAACTCAGGCAAAACCAATGA
- the LOC121246872 gene encoding mitogen-activated protein kinase kinase kinase 5-like isoform X1 → MRWLPSISFSSSSSGSRSSSSSLKSRGGESPSGRIVDVSTGWSFGPVRKLTRQRKLRHLNDQHDISGPPEPLAQHVLSPSNDADFSTPRFSSTAASASSAKPQPLPLPELGIFGRKDRLSSSYVDFQLPSPTTGPSRVVEERDRGGASSNSPIKSVFANEDARDTKKTTGHADKKSSRRESQDLNGSKSSRNGFRVDVPVRSAPTSPFSSPALSPQRRSAADAFPYYYYMVPTGNQAWSAPEMPTSEMIPGLPPPAFFDYSAFSCNTSPHHSPARSHLQNPKSPSGPASPLHSKLSHDTSIARFDTDCPVNVHPLPLPPGAAMPSPSAPIPQAIAKSEFVPMKSQWKKGKLIGRGTFGSVYVATNRLTGALCAMKEVELLPDDPKAADCIKQLQQEIKVLSQLKHLNIVQYYGSEIVEDRFYIYLEYVHPGSINKYVREHCGVMTESVVRNFTRHILNGLAYLHSTKTIHRDIKGANLLVDSFGVVKLADFGMAKHLTGQAADLSLKGSPYWMAPELMQGVMQRDSSSDLALAVDIWSLGCTIIEMLTGKPPWSEFEGAAAMFKILRDTPSIPETLSSEGKDFLRCCFQRNPAERPSAAMLLEHRFMKNSQQLDVSYCNTAFNGKNFTQ, encoded by the exons ATGCGTTGGTTGCCTAGCATTTCgttctcatcctcctcctccggCTCTCGATCCTCGTCGTCCTCGCTCAAATCCCGGGGCGGTGAATCGCCTAGCGGGAGGATTGTTGACGTCTCCACCGGGTGGAGTTTCGGTCCGGTTAGGAAGCTCACCCGACAGCGGAAGCTCCGTCATTTGAATGATCAACACGACATCTCGGGCCCGCCCGAGCCTCTGGCGCAGCATGTGCTATCTCCGAGCAACGATGCCGATTTCTCGACCCCGCGGTTCTCTTCCACGGCGGCGTCCGCATCCTCGGCGAAGCCGCAGCCGCTTCCGCTGCCGGAATTAGGGATCTTTGGCCGCAAGGATAGGTTGAGTTCCAGCTACGTGGACTTCCAGCTCCCTTCACCGACGACTGGGCCGAGCCGAGTCGTAGAGGAGCGAGATAGAGGGGGAGCGTCCTCCAACTCTCCAATTAAGAG CGTGTTTGCCAACGAAGATGCGAGAGACACAAAAAAGACTACAGGTCATGCTGACAAGAAGTCATCTAGGAGGGAATCTCAAGACCTAAATGGCTCGAAAAGCTCAAGAAATGGGTTCAGGGTCGATGTTCCCGTCAGGAGTGCTCCAACTAGTCCTTTCTCAAGTCCTGCACTCAGCCCACAAAGGCGGAGTGCAGCTGATGCATTTCCGTATTACTATTACATGGTTCCTACGGGGAATCAAGCCTGGTCTGCTCCGGAGATGCCTACCTCGGAAATGATACCAGGGCTCCCTCCCCCTGCATTTTTTGATTACTCTGCATTTAGTTGTAATACATCTCCCCATCACAGTCCGGCAAGAAGTCACCTACAAAACCCGAAAAGCCCAAGTGGACCTGCATCGCCATTGCATTCAAAATTATCCCACGACACCTCAATAGCACGCTTTGACACTGACTGTCCTGTAAATGTCCACCCATTACCTCTTCCTCCTGGTGCAGCCATGCCTTCACCCTCAGCTCCCATTCCTCAGGCTATAGCTAAATCAGAGTTTGTGCCAATGAAAAGTCAATGGAAAAAAGGAAAGCTTATTGGGCGCGGTACATTTGGAAGTGTTTATGTTGCCACCAATCG GCTAACTGGAGCTTTATGTGCAATGAAGGAAGTTGAATTACTTCCTGATGACCCAAAAGCTGCAGACTGTATCAAGCAATTGCAGCAG GAAATCAAAGTTCTCAGCCAACTGAAGCATCTAAATATTGTGCAGTATTATGGCAGTGAAATA GTTGAAGACCGGTTTTATATATATCTGGAGTATGTTCATCCTGGTTCCATCAACAAATATGTTCGTGAACATTGTGGAGTCATGACAGAATCTGTCGTTCGCAATTTTACTCGCCATATTCTCAATGGTTTGGCTTACTTGCATAGCACAAAAACAATTCATAG GGACATCAAAGGGGCTAATTTGCTTGTTGATTCCTTTGGAGTTGTCAAGCTTGCTGATTTTGGTATGGCTAAACAT CTTACTGGACAAGCAGCTGATCTTTCTCTAAAGGGGAGTCCATACTGGATGGCTCCAGAG CTCATGCAAGGTGTGATGCAGAGAGATTCCAGCTCCGATCTGGCTCTTGCTGTAGATATTTGGAGTTTGGGTTGTACAATTATTGAAATGCTCACTGGAAAACCTCCTTGGAGTGAGTTTGAAGGG GCTGCAGCCATGTTCAAGATTTTGAGGGATACCCCTAGCATACCAGAAACATTGTCATCTGAGGGCAAGGATTTTCTTCGGTGCTGCTTTCAAAGAAATCCTGCAGAGAGACCGTCAGCTGCCATGTTACTGGAACATCGGTTCATGAAGAACTCGCAGCAGCTGGATGTCTCATATTGCAACACAGCATTTAATGGGAAGAACTTTACTCAATAG
- the LOC121246872 gene encoding mitogen-activated protein kinase kinase kinase 5-like isoform X2, which produces MRWLPSISFSSSSSGSRSSSSSLKSRGGESPSGRIVDVSTGWSFGPVRKLTRQRKLRHLNDQHDISGPPEPLAQHVLSPSNDADFSTPRFSSTAASASSAKPQPLPLPELGIFGRKDRLSSSYVDFQLPSPTTGPSRVVEERDRGGASSNSPIKSVFANEDARDTKKTTGHADKKSSRRESQDLNGSKSSRNGFRVDVPVRSAPTSPFSSPALSPQRRSAADAFPYYYYMVPTGNQAWSAPEMPTSEMIPGLPPPAFFDYSAFSCNTSPHHSPARSHLQNPKSPSGPASPLHSKLSHDTSIARFDTDCPVNVHPLPLPPGAAMPSPSAPIPQAIAKSEFVPMKSQWKKGKLIGRGTFGSVYVATNRLTGALCAMKEVELLPDDPKAADCIKQLQQEIKVLSQLKHLNIVQYYGSEIVEDRFYIYLEYVHPGSINKYVREHCGVMTESVVRNFTRHILNGLAYLHSTKTIHRDIKGANLLVDSFGVVKLADFGMAKHLMQGVMQRDSSSDLALAVDIWSLGCTIIEMLTGKPPWSEFEGAAAMFKILRDTPSIPETLSSEGKDFLRCCFQRNPAERPSAAMLLEHRFMKNSQQLDVSYCNTAFNGKNFTQ; this is translated from the exons ATGCGTTGGTTGCCTAGCATTTCgttctcatcctcctcctccggCTCTCGATCCTCGTCGTCCTCGCTCAAATCCCGGGGCGGTGAATCGCCTAGCGGGAGGATTGTTGACGTCTCCACCGGGTGGAGTTTCGGTCCGGTTAGGAAGCTCACCCGACAGCGGAAGCTCCGTCATTTGAATGATCAACACGACATCTCGGGCCCGCCCGAGCCTCTGGCGCAGCATGTGCTATCTCCGAGCAACGATGCCGATTTCTCGACCCCGCGGTTCTCTTCCACGGCGGCGTCCGCATCCTCGGCGAAGCCGCAGCCGCTTCCGCTGCCGGAATTAGGGATCTTTGGCCGCAAGGATAGGTTGAGTTCCAGCTACGTGGACTTCCAGCTCCCTTCACCGACGACTGGGCCGAGCCGAGTCGTAGAGGAGCGAGATAGAGGGGGAGCGTCCTCCAACTCTCCAATTAAGAG CGTGTTTGCCAACGAAGATGCGAGAGACACAAAAAAGACTACAGGTCATGCTGACAAGAAGTCATCTAGGAGGGAATCTCAAGACCTAAATGGCTCGAAAAGCTCAAGAAATGGGTTCAGGGTCGATGTTCCCGTCAGGAGTGCTCCAACTAGTCCTTTCTCAAGTCCTGCACTCAGCCCACAAAGGCGGAGTGCAGCTGATGCATTTCCGTATTACTATTACATGGTTCCTACGGGGAATCAAGCCTGGTCTGCTCCGGAGATGCCTACCTCGGAAATGATACCAGGGCTCCCTCCCCCTGCATTTTTTGATTACTCTGCATTTAGTTGTAATACATCTCCCCATCACAGTCCGGCAAGAAGTCACCTACAAAACCCGAAAAGCCCAAGTGGACCTGCATCGCCATTGCATTCAAAATTATCCCACGACACCTCAATAGCACGCTTTGACACTGACTGTCCTGTAAATGTCCACCCATTACCTCTTCCTCCTGGTGCAGCCATGCCTTCACCCTCAGCTCCCATTCCTCAGGCTATAGCTAAATCAGAGTTTGTGCCAATGAAAAGTCAATGGAAAAAAGGAAAGCTTATTGGGCGCGGTACATTTGGAAGTGTTTATGTTGCCACCAATCG GCTAACTGGAGCTTTATGTGCAATGAAGGAAGTTGAATTACTTCCTGATGACCCAAAAGCTGCAGACTGTATCAAGCAATTGCAGCAG GAAATCAAAGTTCTCAGCCAACTGAAGCATCTAAATATTGTGCAGTATTATGGCAGTGAAATA GTTGAAGACCGGTTTTATATATATCTGGAGTATGTTCATCCTGGTTCCATCAACAAATATGTTCGTGAACATTGTGGAGTCATGACAGAATCTGTCGTTCGCAATTTTACTCGCCATATTCTCAATGGTTTGGCTTACTTGCATAGCACAAAAACAATTCATAG GGACATCAAAGGGGCTAATTTGCTTGTTGATTCCTTTGGAGTTGTCAAGCTTGCTGATTTTGGTATGGCTAAACAT CTCATGCAAGGTGTGATGCAGAGAGATTCCAGCTCCGATCTGGCTCTTGCTGTAGATATTTGGAGTTTGGGTTGTACAATTATTGAAATGCTCACTGGAAAACCTCCTTGGAGTGAGTTTGAAGGG GCTGCAGCCATGTTCAAGATTTTGAGGGATACCCCTAGCATACCAGAAACATTGTCATCTGAGGGCAAGGATTTTCTTCGGTGCTGCTTTCAAAGAAATCCTGCAGAGAGACCGTCAGCTGCCATGTTACTGGAACATCGGTTCATGAAGAACTCGCAGCAGCTGGATGTCTCATATTGCAACACAGCATTTAATGGGAAGAACTTTACTCAATAG